From a region of the Bradyrhizobium diazoefficiens genome:
- a CDS encoding GYD domain-containing protein, translating into MALHMYQFAYTSESWAAQMKNPQNRLEQVGRAATEAAGGKFIGGWLCMGEYDAVLIADVPDIESMAAIALAVAAGGALKSGKTTPLMTGDQGVTALKKATTVAKSYRPAS; encoded by the coding sequence ATGGCGCTTCACATGTATCAATTCGCATACACTTCGGAATCCTGGGCGGCGCAGATGAAAAACCCGCAGAACCGGCTCGAGCAGGTCGGTCGAGCGGCGACAGAGGCTGCTGGCGGGAAGTTTATCGGCGGCTGGTTGTGCATGGGAGAATATGACGCTGTTCTGATCGCCGATGTGCCAGATATCGAGAGCATGGCTGCCATCGCCCTTGCGGTGGCCGCCGGCGGTGCCCTCAAGTCAGGGAAGACGACGCCGCTCATGACGGGCGATCAAGGAGTAACAGCACTCAAGAAGGCGACGACCGTGGCGAAATCGTATCGTCCCGCGAGCTGA
- a CDS encoding TonB-dependent siderophore receptor: MTQTTAGPVSGYRALTSVSATKTDTPIERIPQAVAVVPRAVLDDQQPLGQMDALRNMSAVTPMSANTFIGYAYKVRGFPADRYVDGLPNYYDGGDNTSLRNTERIEVLKGPAGILYQGGIGPIGGIINTVSRLPTENRFAEIGFTAGGYNLWNTWFDVNQPIASGGTALFRVTGDFEKSGDFIDVIEHRRYALNPTLLLNNNDGTRLTIQGSFSSRSFQNYTGLPGAGTVDRSLFTIPPTLSPDRPDLGRSWTTYNGVTVRLDHEFNAAWSANATTRVSEMRLEQFGHFLGTDIPLFGSTFPFLSFHLPVDTREIASSANLVAKFVIGPTRNTVLFGADSDRVADKIRDDIGFVGLVDFANPVFPAYTPPTASAFNSNNLYVNSGLAAQWQSDVYERLHLLAGVRLANVYIHGTDTVAGSDFVTNAWKPLPRVGAVVDLVQGVSAFADHSQGYRGVPFFNAVGAPKPEEAEQTEAGLKLALPSGFAGTLAWFTIARRNVMNLLPGSLFLATQVGEQRAEGFDADLTWQPFAGLSILASYAHVKAIIAQDQLFAPGTVLERVPRDSGRLWMNYKFPDGRLRNVAIAAGLYAASAQAVALNNVYFTPAYVTFDGKIAYETDRWSLGVTGKNLADRRYFVPYASGSGYIMPADGRTVLAFGKLRY; the protein is encoded by the coding sequence GTGACGCAGACCACCGCCGGGCCGGTGAGCGGCTATCGCGCGCTCACATCTGTCTCGGCGACCAAAACCGATACGCCGATCGAGCGCATTCCGCAGGCGGTTGCGGTGGTGCCGCGCGCCGTGCTCGATGACCAGCAACCGCTCGGGCAGATGGATGCGCTGCGCAACATGTCGGCCGTGACGCCGATGTCGGCCAACACATTCATCGGCTATGCCTACAAGGTGCGCGGCTTTCCGGCCGACCGTTATGTCGACGGCCTGCCGAACTATTATGACGGCGGCGACAACACTTCGCTGCGCAACACCGAGCGCATCGAGGTGCTGAAAGGCCCGGCCGGCATCCTCTACCAGGGCGGCATCGGCCCCATCGGCGGCATCATCAACACAGTCTCCAGGCTGCCGACCGAAAACCGGTTCGCAGAGATCGGCTTCACGGCGGGCGGTTACAACCTGTGGAACACCTGGTTCGACGTGAACCAGCCGATTGCAAGTGGGGGCACGGCACTGTTCCGCGTGACCGGCGATTTCGAAAAATCCGGCGACTTCATCGATGTGATCGAGCACCGCCGCTACGCGCTGAATCCGACGCTCCTCCTCAACAACAATGACGGCACGCGCCTCACCATCCAGGGCAGCTTCTCGTCGCGCTCGTTCCAGAACTACACCGGGCTGCCCGGCGCCGGCACGGTCGATCGGTCTCTGTTCACGATTCCACCGACGCTGTCTCCGGACCGGCCCGATCTCGGCCGCAGCTGGACGACCTATAACGGCGTGACGGTACGTCTCGATCACGAGTTCAATGCGGCGTGGTCGGCGAATGCCACGACTCGCGTCAGCGAGATGCGGCTTGAGCAGTTCGGACATTTCCTCGGGACCGACATCCCGTTGTTCGGCTCGACATTCCCGTTCCTCAGCTTCCACCTGCCGGTGGACACGCGCGAGATCGCCTCGAGCGCCAACCTGGTTGCCAAATTCGTCATCGGGCCGACCAGGAATACGGTTCTGTTCGGGGCGGACAGCGATCGCGTCGCCGACAAGATCCGCGACGACATCGGCTTCGTCGGCCTCGTCGACTTCGCCAATCCCGTTTTTCCAGCATACACGCCGCCGACCGCGAGCGCGTTCAATTCCAACAACCTCTATGTTAACAGCGGGCTGGCGGCGCAGTGGCAATCGGACGTCTACGAGCGGCTGCACTTGCTCGCGGGTGTCCGTCTCGCCAACGTCTATATCCACGGCACCGACACGGTGGCGGGCAGCGATTTCGTCACCAATGCCTGGAAGCCGCTGCCGCGGGTCGGTGCGGTGGTCGATCTCGTGCAAGGCGTATCGGCCTTCGCGGACCATTCGCAAGGCTACCGCGGCGTCCCATTCTTCAATGCCGTCGGCGCGCCGAAGCCGGAGGAAGCCGAGCAGACCGAGGCCGGCTTGAAGCTCGCCCTGCCGTCCGGCTTTGCCGGCACCTTGGCGTGGTTCACCATCGCGCGGCGCAATGTCATGAACCTGCTGCCGGGAAGCCTCTTCCTGGCCACGCAGGTCGGCGAGCAGCGCGCAGAGGGGTTCGATGCGGACCTGACCTGGCAGCCATTCGCGGGTCTCTCGATCCTTGCAAGCTACGCGCACGTGAAAGCTATTATCGCTCAGGATCAGCTATTCGCGCCCGGCACCGTGCTCGAGCGCGTGCCGCGGGACTCTGGCCGGTTATGGATGAACTACAAGTTTCCGGACGGACGGCTGCGGAATGTTGCGATCGCGGCCGGCCTTTACGCGGCCTCCGCGCAGGCGGTGGCGCTCAACAACGTCTATTTCACACCGGCCTATGTCACGTTCGACGGCAAGATCGCCTATGAGACGGATCGCTGGAGCCTCGGTGTGACGGGAAAAAATCTCGCCGATCGCCGCTACTTCGTGCCCTACGCGAGCGGCTCCGGATACATCATGCCGGCCGACGGACGCACCGTGCTGGCTTTCGGGAAGCTGCGATATTGA